A window from Erythrobacter sp. YJ-T3-07 encodes these proteins:
- a CDS encoding GcrA family cell cycle regulator, with the protein MSWTEERTATLKRMWEGGSTATEIAKELGEVSRNAVIGKAHRLGLKSRPSPVKSAEKKAPASKAKPAPKKKAAPAPAPAAAPKPAAPKPAPAVAKAPSPAPAPAPAPAQGPAAPAASPEQATPRSNMPRVVSVGPGGFLRQGPGDQQPPIPPAPPRRLVPAKPDPSIADKTSLLDLSDKVCRWPMGHPGEPDFHFCGEAVNPGFPYCVEHCGRAYQAQLPRGSRRPPPPLPYGGPRVR; encoded by the coding sequence ATGAGTTGGACTGAAGAGCGCACCGCGACCCTCAAGCGCATGTGGGAAGGCGGCTCTACCGCGACCGAGATCGCCAAGGAACTGGGCGAGGTGTCGCGCAATGCCGTGATCGGCAAGGCGCACCGCCTGGGGCTGAAATCGCGCCCGTCCCCGGTCAAGTCCGCGGAAAAGAAGGCACCTGCCAGCAAGGCCAAGCCTGCGCCCAAGAAGAAGGCGGCTCCCGCGCCCGCACCTGCTGCTGCGCCCAAGCCTGCCGCGCCCAAGCCCGCCCCCGCGGTGGCGAAGGCCCCCTCGCCAGCCCCGGCTCCTGCCCCCGCACCGGCGCAAGGCCCTGCGGCACCCGCTGCTTCGCCAGAGCAGGCCACGCCGCGCTCCAACATGCCGCGAGTCGTTTCGGTCGGCCCGGGCGGCTTCCTGCGTCAGGGCCCCGGCGATCAGCAGCCGCCGATCCCGCCCGCACCGCCGCGCCGGCTGGTTCCGGCCAAGCCCGATCCCTCGATCGCGGACAAGACCAGCCTGCTCGATCTGAGCGACAAGGTGTGCCGCTGGCCGATGGGCCACCCGGGCGAGCCCGATTTCCACTTCTGCGGCGAAGCGGTGAACCCCGGCTTCCCCTATTGCGTCGAGCATTGCGGCCGCGCCTATCAGGCGCAGCTGCCGCGCGGCAGCCGCCGCCCCCCGCCGCCGCTGCCCTATGGCGGCCCGCGCGTTCGCTAA
- a CDS encoding DUF1993 family protein: protein MALSLHQAIIPNWLQVLGAVDGLLDKAEGYVADGKASEKDLLETRLIDDMLPLAYQFKSCWTHSHLALVAIREGHFSPDMNPYPEDFASLREMIATARQTCEQTSEDALEDIAGNDMVFTIGDKFRLDFTVQDFLLSFSNPNVYFHSATAYDILRMAGVELGKRDYLGALRLKPAG, encoded by the coding sequence ATGGCCCTATCGCTTCATCAGGCGATCATTCCCAACTGGCTGCAGGTGCTCGGCGCGGTCGACGGCCTGCTCGACAAGGCCGAAGGCTATGTCGCGGACGGCAAGGCAAGTGAAAAGGATCTGCTGGAGACGCGCCTGATCGACGACATGCTGCCGCTGGCCTACCAGTTCAAAAGCTGCTGGACGCACTCACACCTCGCGCTCGTCGCGATCCGTGAGGGGCATTTCTCGCCCGACATGAACCCGTATCCCGAAGACTTCGCCAGCCTGCGCGAGATGATCGCGACGGCGCGCCAAACCTGCGAACAGACGAGCGAGGATGCGCTTGAGGACATCGCCGGGAACGACATGGTGTTCACCATCGGCGACAAGTTCCGACTGGACTTCACGGTGCAGGATTTCCTGCTCAGCTTCTCCAACCCGAACGTCTATTTCCATTCGGCCACCGCCTACGACATCCTCCGGATGGCAGGCGTGGAGCTCGGCAAGCGCGACTATCTCGGCGCGCTGCGCCTGAAACCGGCGGGCTGA
- a CDS encoding spermidine synthase — protein MLPRETIATAQIPDGKELTLVSHGRDFIIMLGRDELMGTRMQFSEEQLAVLTLAELEASKPRILIGGFGMGFTYRAALAHLPAGGSVTVAELVPEILEWARGPLAHLSAESLDDPRGEVILCNVEALIDDANDGTSPKYDAILLDVDNGPDGIVVDSNFRLYTRTGIAKAKDALNPGGIMAVWSAAPDHKFTTRLKDGGFEVEVREVRARPNNKGPRHTIWFARKS, from the coding sequence ATGCTGCCACGCGAAACAATAGCCACTGCCCAGATCCCCGACGGGAAGGAACTGACCCTCGTCAGCCACGGGCGCGACTTCATCATCATGCTCGGCCGGGACGAGCTGATGGGCACCCGGATGCAGTTTTCCGAAGAACAGCTCGCGGTTCTGACGCTGGCCGAGCTGGAGGCGAGCAAGCCGCGCATCCTGATCGGCGGCTTTGGCATGGGCTTCACCTATCGCGCTGCGCTCGCGCACCTGCCCGCAGGCGGCAGCGTGACCGTGGCCGAACTGGTGCCCGAAATCCTCGAGTGGGCACGCGGTCCGCTCGCGCACCTGAGCGCCGAAAGCCTCGACGATCCGCGCGGAGAGGTGATCCTGTGCAATGTCGAAGCGCTGATCGACGATGCCAATGACGGCACGAGCCCCAAGTACGACGCGATCCTGCTCGACGTGGACAATGGCCCCGACGGGATCGTGGTCGACAGCAATTTCCGCCTCTACACCCGCACCGGCATCGCCAAGGCGAAGGATGCGCTCAATCCCGGCGGGATCATGGCGGTGTGGTCCGCCGCGCCCGACCACAAGTTCACCACGCGGCTGAAGGATGGCGGGTTCGAGGTCGAGGTGCGCGAAGTGCGCGCGCGGCCCAACAACAAGGGGCCGCGCCACACGATCTGGTTTGCGCGCAAGAGCTGA